A single window of Acanthopagrus latus isolate v.2019 chromosome 1, fAcaLat1.1, whole genome shotgun sequence DNA harbors:
- the LOC119027178 gene encoding cytochrome P450 3A40-like isoform X2 gives MIKTVLIKECYSLFTNRRNFRLNGPLYDAVTIAEDDQWRRIRSVLSPSFTSGRLKEMFGIMKHHSATLLTSMKKKADKDEPLELKEFFGPYSMDIVTSTSFSVDIDSLNNPSDPFVTNIKKMLKFDLFNPLILIISFFPFMAPVFEKMEFSFFPKSVTDFFYTALQKIKSNRETSKQKGRVDFLQLMIVSQNNKDPSGVEQDKGLSDHEILSQAMIFLFAGYETTSSSLCFVAYNLALNPHIMKRLQEEIDATFPEKAPIEYQALMQMEYLDCVINESLRLYPILSRLERVAKATVEINGLVIPKGMVVMVPTWPLHRNPDLWPDPEAFKPERFSKENKETFDPYTYMPFGAGPRNCIGMRFALVMMKLALVEILQKYSFARCKETEVPLEMDIQGLVMPKRPIKLKLVPRTEPSC, from the exons ATGATAAAAACTGTCCTGATAAAGGAGTGTTACTCTCTCTTCACCAATCGCAGA AATTTCCGTCTGAACGGTCCACTGTACGATGCTGTGACCATCGCTGAGGACGATCAGTGGAGGAGGATCCGCAgtgtcctctctccctccttcacctcAGGAAGACTGAAGGAG ATGTTTGGGATAATGAAGCACCACTCTGCTACCCTGCTCACCAGCATGAAAAAGAAGGCGGACAAGGACGAGCCCTTAGAGCTGAAGGA GTTCTTTGGTCCTTACAGTATGGATATTGTAACCAGCACATCCTTCAGTGTGGACATTGACTCACTCAACAACCCATCAGACCCCTTTGTGACTAACATCAAGAAAATGCTGAAGTTTGACCTTTTCAACCCTCTCATCCTTATTATTT CTTTCTTCCCCTTCATGGCTCCTGTTTTTGAAAAGATGgagttttctttcttccccaaGTCTGTCACAGACTTCTTTTACACTGCACTGCAGAAGATCAAGTCCAACCGAGAGACCAGCAAACAGAAg GGTCGAGTGGATTTCCTTCAGTTGATGATTGTCTCCCAAAACAACAAGGACCCCAGTGGAGTAGAGCAGGATaaag GTTTAAGCGATCATGAGATCCTCTCTCAAGCAATGATTTTCCTGTTTGCTGGCTATGAAACAACCAGcagctctctctgctttgtGGCTTACAATCTGGCCTTAAACCCTCACATCATGAAacggctgcaggaggagatcGACGCCACCTTCCCTGAGAAG GCTCCAATTGAGTACCAGGCTCTGATGCAGATGGAGTATCTAGACTGCGTCATCAACGAGTCTCTACGTTTGTACCCCATCCTTTCACGTCTGGAGCGTGTGGCCAAGGCAACTGTGGAGATAAATGGGCTTGTGATTCCAAAGGGTATGGTTGTCATGGTGCCCACATGGCCCCTGCACCGAAACCCAGACCTGTGGCCCGACCCGGAGGCGTTCAAACCCGAGAG gTTCAGCAAGGAGAACAAGGAGACATTTGATCCATACACATACATGCCTTTCGGGGCAGGGCCAAGGAACTGCATCGGGATGCGATTTGCTCTGGTGATGATGAAACTTGCGTTGGTGGAGATCCTCCAGAAGTACAGCTTCGCCCGGTGTAAGGAGACTGAG GTGCCCCTTGAGATGGACATCCAGGGCCTGGTGATGCCAAAGCGACCGATCAAACTGAAGCTGGTGCCACGTACTGAACCCTCGtgctaa
- the LOC119027190 gene encoding cytochrome P450 3A30-like isoform X1: MDYLPFFSLETWILLITCIGVFVMYGKGTHKTFEKLGIPGPKPIMYWGTVGRHSTVYYLDDKECAKKYGRVWGGYELVKPVLAVMDPDMLKTILVKECLTHFTNRRNFLLNGELYDAVNLAEDYQWRRLRNILSPNFTSGRIKEMFSIMKHHSHKLTTCLQSKARNNEVITMKDFFGAYTIDVMASCVFSVDMDSISNPSSPSPFITHLSKLFRFSLIPFMFAAWFPIFLPILELLGVSLFPRSTTTFFKALVEKVRAERNGSSQQNSRDFLQNMIDYQTASGPENQTQNKGLTDHEIISQVTMLVFAGYETSSTTLTLLAYSLARNPEVMKRLQAEIDSTFPNKGPIQYEALMQMEYLDSVVSEGLRFYPPAGRLERIAKQTVKVNGVTIPKNMLVMIPVYALHHDPELWPEPEEFKPDRFSKQNKQNINQYTYLPFGLGPRNCIGMRFALVMVKLALVEVLQNYSFSVCEETEIPLTMDPQGSVGPKNPIKLKLVTRSVECN, translated from the exons ATGGACTACCTGCCTTTCTTCTCTTTAGAAACATGGATTCTGCTGATCACATGTATCGGTGTATTTGTAAT GTATGGCAAAGGGACTCACAAGACATTTGAGAAGTTGGGGATCCCGGGTCCCAAGCCGATCATGTACTGGGGAACAGTTGGCAGGCACAGTACT GTTTACTACTTAGATGACAAGGAGTGTGCAAAAAAGTATGGGAGAGTGTGGGG AGGATATGAGTTAGTGAAGCCTGTGCTAGCTGTGATGGACCCTGACATGTTGAAAACCATCCTGGTGAAGGAGTGCCTGACCCACTTTACCAACCGGCGG AACTTCCTCCTGAATGGGGAGCTCTATGATGCTGTGAATCTTGCTGAGGATTATCAATGGAGACGGCTTCGTAACATCCTCTCTCCTAACTTCACCTCTGGCCGTATAAAAGAG ATGTTTAGCATCATGAAACATCATTCCCACAAGCTGACAACCTGCCTGCAGTCCAAAGCGCGCAATAATGAAGTCATAACTATGAAAGA CTTCTTTGGAGCCTATACTATTGATGTGATGGCGagctgtgtgttcagtgtggatATGGACTCAATCAGCAACCCTTCAAGTCCAAGTCCCTTCATCACCCATCTCTCCAAGCTGTTCAGATTTTCCCTAATACCTTTCATGTTCGCAG CATGGTTTCCCATATTTCTCCCTATCTTGGAGCTGCTGGGAGTCTCCCTCTTCCCAAGGTCCACTACTACTTTCTTTAAAGCGCTTGTGGAGAAGGTCAGAGCAGAACGCAATGGGAGCTCACAGcag AACTCAAGAGATTTTCTTCAAAACATGATTGACTATCAGACTGCCAGTGGACCCgagaatcaaacacaaaataaag GCCTCACTGATCATGAGATCATCTCACAAGTAACAATGCTTGTGTTCGCTGGTTACGAGACGAGCAGCACCACCCTCACTTTACTGGCCTACAGTTTGGCACGAAACCCTGAAGTGATGAAACGCTTGCAAGCGGAGATAGACTCCACTTTCCCTAATAAG GGTCCGATCCAATATGAAGCTCTGATGCAGATGGAGTACCTAGACAGTGTTGTCAGTGAGGGTCTGAG ATTCTACCCTCCAGCTGGCCGTCTGGAGCGAATagccaaacaaacagtcaaGGTCAATGGAGTTACAATCCCAAAAAACATGCTTGTTATGATTCCAGTCTACGCTCTGCACCATGACCCAGAGCTGTGGCCGGAGCCAGAGGAGTTCAAACCTGACAG ATTTAGTAAGCAGAACAAGCAGAACATCAACCAATACACCTATCTGCCATTTGGGCTCGGGCCGAGGAACTGCATCGGGATGCGTTTTGCTCTGGTGATGGTTAAACTGGCCTTGGTGGAAGTTTTACAGAACTACAGCTTCTCAGTctgtgaggagacagag ATTCCTTTGACAATGGATCCCCAAGGCAGTGTTGGACCCAAAAACCCAATCAAACTAAAGCTGGTGACGCGTTCGGTCGAGTGCAACTAG
- the LOC119027190 gene encoding cytochrome P450 3A30-like isoform X2 produces MAKGLTRHLRSWGSRVPSRSCTGEQLAGTVYYLDDKECAKKYGRVWGGYELVKPVLAVMDPDMLKTILVKECLTHFTNRRNFLLNGELYDAVNLAEDYQWRRLRNILSPNFTSGRIKEMFSIMKHHSHKLTTCLQSKARNNEVITMKDFFGAYTIDVMASCVFSVDMDSISNPSSPSPFITHLSKLFRFSLIPFMFAAWFPIFLPILELLGVSLFPRSTTTFFKALVEKVRAERNGSSQQNSRDFLQNMIDYQTASGPENQTQNKGLTDHEIISQVTMLVFAGYETSSTTLTLLAYSLARNPEVMKRLQAEIDSTFPNKGPIQYEALMQMEYLDSVVSEGLRFYPPAGRLERIAKQTVKVNGVTIPKNMLVMIPVYALHHDPELWPEPEEFKPDRFSKQNKQNINQYTYLPFGLGPRNCIGMRFALVMVKLALVEVLQNYSFSVCEETEIPLTMDPQGSVGPKNPIKLKLVTRSVECN; encoded by the exons ATGGCAAAGGGACTCACAAGACATTTGAGAAGTTGGGGATCCCGGGTCCCAAGCCGATCATGTACTGGGGAACAGTTGGCAGGCACA GTTTACTACTTAGATGACAAGGAGTGTGCAAAAAAGTATGGGAGAGTGTGGGG AGGATATGAGTTAGTGAAGCCTGTGCTAGCTGTGATGGACCCTGACATGTTGAAAACCATCCTGGTGAAGGAGTGCCTGACCCACTTTACCAACCGGCGG AACTTCCTCCTGAATGGGGAGCTCTATGATGCTGTGAATCTTGCTGAGGATTATCAATGGAGACGGCTTCGTAACATCCTCTCTCCTAACTTCACCTCTGGCCGTATAAAAGAG ATGTTTAGCATCATGAAACATCATTCCCACAAGCTGACAACCTGCCTGCAGTCCAAAGCGCGCAATAATGAAGTCATAACTATGAAAGA CTTCTTTGGAGCCTATACTATTGATGTGATGGCGagctgtgtgttcagtgtggatATGGACTCAATCAGCAACCCTTCAAGTCCAAGTCCCTTCATCACCCATCTCTCCAAGCTGTTCAGATTTTCCCTAATACCTTTCATGTTCGCAG CATGGTTTCCCATATTTCTCCCTATCTTGGAGCTGCTGGGAGTCTCCCTCTTCCCAAGGTCCACTACTACTTTCTTTAAAGCGCTTGTGGAGAAGGTCAGAGCAGAACGCAATGGGAGCTCACAGcag AACTCAAGAGATTTTCTTCAAAACATGATTGACTATCAGACTGCCAGTGGACCCgagaatcaaacacaaaataaag GCCTCACTGATCATGAGATCATCTCACAAGTAACAATGCTTGTGTTCGCTGGTTACGAGACGAGCAGCACCACCCTCACTTTACTGGCCTACAGTTTGGCACGAAACCCTGAAGTGATGAAACGCTTGCAAGCGGAGATAGACTCCACTTTCCCTAATAAG GGTCCGATCCAATATGAAGCTCTGATGCAGATGGAGTACCTAGACAGTGTTGTCAGTGAGGGTCTGAG ATTCTACCCTCCAGCTGGCCGTCTGGAGCGAATagccaaacaaacagtcaaGGTCAATGGAGTTACAATCCCAAAAAACATGCTTGTTATGATTCCAGTCTACGCTCTGCACCATGACCCAGAGCTGTGGCCGGAGCCAGAGGAGTTCAAACCTGACAG ATTTAGTAAGCAGAACAAGCAGAACATCAACCAATACACCTATCTGCCATTTGGGCTCGGGCCGAGGAACTGCATCGGGATGCGTTTTGCTCTGGTGATGGTTAAACTGGCCTTGGTGGAAGTTTTACAGAACTACAGCTTCTCAGTctgtgaggagacagag ATTCCTTTGACAATGGATCCCCAAGGCAGTGTTGGACCCAAAAACCCAATCAAACTAAAGCTGGTGACGCGTTCGGTCGAGTGCAACTAG
- the LOC119027178 gene encoding cytochrome P450 3A40-like isoform X1 — protein sequence MGYLMYFSAETWTLLVTLITLLFVYACWPYGTFKKMGIPGPKPVPFFGTMLAYRKGFTIFDENCFKKYGPTWGIFDSRQPVLCITDPAMIKTVLIKECYSLFTNRRNFRLNGPLYDAVTIAEDDQWRRIRSVLSPSFTSGRLKEMFGIMKHHSATLLTSMKKKADKDEPLELKEFFGPYSMDIVTSTSFSVDIDSLNNPSDPFVTNIKKMLKFDLFNPLILIISFFPFMAPVFEKMEFSFFPKSVTDFFYTALQKIKSNRETSKQKGRVDFLQLMIVSQNNKDPSGVEQDKGLSDHEILSQAMIFLFAGYETTSSSLCFVAYNLALNPHIMKRLQEEIDATFPEKAPIEYQALMQMEYLDCVINESLRLYPILSRLERVAKATVEINGLVIPKGMVVMVPTWPLHRNPDLWPDPEAFKPERFSKENKETFDPYTYMPFGAGPRNCIGMRFALVMMKLALVEILQKYSFARCKETEVPLEMDIQGLVMPKRPIKLKLVPRTEPSC from the exons ATGGGCTACCTCATGTATTTCTCCGCTGAGACGTGGACCCTACTGGTTACTCTCATCACACTGTTATTTGT GTACGCCTGCTGGCCATATGGAACATTTAAGAAAATGGGAATCCCTGGTCCCAAACCAGTCCCTTTTTTCGGCACTATGCTGGCATATAGAAAG GGATTCACTATCTTTGACGAAAATTGCTTCAAGAAATATGGGCCAACGTGGGG catttttgacAGCCGTCAGCCGGTGCTATGTATCACAGATCCTGCCATGATAAAAACTGTCCTGATAAAGGAGTGTTACTCTCTCTTCACCAATCGCAGA AATTTCCGTCTGAACGGTCCACTGTACGATGCTGTGACCATCGCTGAGGACGATCAGTGGAGGAGGATCCGCAgtgtcctctctccctccttcacctcAGGAAGACTGAAGGAG ATGTTTGGGATAATGAAGCACCACTCTGCTACCCTGCTCACCAGCATGAAAAAGAAGGCGGACAAGGACGAGCCCTTAGAGCTGAAGGA GTTCTTTGGTCCTTACAGTATGGATATTGTAACCAGCACATCCTTCAGTGTGGACATTGACTCACTCAACAACCCATCAGACCCCTTTGTGACTAACATCAAGAAAATGCTGAAGTTTGACCTTTTCAACCCTCTCATCCTTATTATTT CTTTCTTCCCCTTCATGGCTCCTGTTTTTGAAAAGATGgagttttctttcttccccaaGTCTGTCACAGACTTCTTTTACACTGCACTGCAGAAGATCAAGTCCAACCGAGAGACCAGCAAACAGAAg GGTCGAGTGGATTTCCTTCAGTTGATGATTGTCTCCCAAAACAACAAGGACCCCAGTGGAGTAGAGCAGGATaaag GTTTAAGCGATCATGAGATCCTCTCTCAAGCAATGATTTTCCTGTTTGCTGGCTATGAAACAACCAGcagctctctctgctttgtGGCTTACAATCTGGCCTTAAACCCTCACATCATGAAacggctgcaggaggagatcGACGCCACCTTCCCTGAGAAG GCTCCAATTGAGTACCAGGCTCTGATGCAGATGGAGTATCTAGACTGCGTCATCAACGAGTCTCTACGTTTGTACCCCATCCTTTCACGTCTGGAGCGTGTGGCCAAGGCAACTGTGGAGATAAATGGGCTTGTGATTCCAAAGGGTATGGTTGTCATGGTGCCCACATGGCCCCTGCACCGAAACCCAGACCTGTGGCCCGACCCGGAGGCGTTCAAACCCGAGAG gTTCAGCAAGGAGAACAAGGAGACATTTGATCCATACACATACATGCCTTTCGGGGCAGGGCCAAGGAACTGCATCGGGATGCGATTTGCTCTGGTGATGATGAAACTTGCGTTGGTGGAGATCCTCCAGAAGTACAGCTTCGCCCGGTGTAAGGAGACTGAG GTGCCCCTTGAGATGGACATCCAGGGCCTGGTGATGCCAAAGCGACCGATCAAACTGAAGCTGGTGCCACGTACTGAACCCTCGtgctaa
- the foxk1 gene encoding forkhead box protein K1, which translates to MADYRDDTGARALLALQSAPCSPVRVAVTSHAYHPQSLSLLGPPMMDARTDVGIQPLRLACPPPQALARLEGRDFEFVMRQRTVTIGRNSSHGSVDINMGHSSFISRRHLQVTYDDAGGFSLRCLGKNGVFVDGVFQRRGAPPLPLPRECVFRFPSTVIKIQFMSLMEPEEHREREQPSLPPRPLLPHISPLKISIPTAQQHEEHIRAFGSPLPSPTGTISVPNSCPASPRGAGSSGYRYGRNVTSDLQLAAEYAAKAVSEQRRSIAEQRGGGSEPRGESAGGDSPKDESKPPYSYAQLIVQAISSAPDKQLTLSGIYAHITKHYPYYRTADKGWQNSIRHNLSLNRYFLKVARSQDEPGKGSFWRVDSASESKLVEQAFRKRRQRGVACFRTPFGPLSSRSAPASPTHQGLLSPPSSGLQTPECLSREGSPISHDHHEQLASKLASVPEYRYSQSAPGSPVSAQPVIMAAPHHPSILPSGVGKALALVPGGGQPIHLLQNPNQSLTMVRVVTSGPLTSNPPNGYSNPSAGGGDGNSELREAQLSRERVIQTVDSAVQGGDGRNFAPGFHQLPVRAVTQNGKHTTAAVDTATSLANASGLSSPLQILAAQASSSPPVLVSRQPSAETLAEQPGEPQAKRPKLEDEDGTESAPHQVTPAQQPVIVAMTSQTHDPRK; encoded by the exons ATGGCAGACTACCGGGACGACACCGGAGCTCGAGCCCTGCTTGCTTTACAGTCAGCACCATGCAGTCCCGTGCGCGTCGCGGTGACCTCGCACGCCTATCACCCGCAGTCGCTCTCCCTCTTGGGTCCTCCGATGATGGACGCCCGCACCGACGTCGGGATTCAACCCCTGCGCCTCGCTTGTCCTCCTCCGCAGGCCCTGGCCAGACTCGAGGGCCGGGACTTTGAGTTTGTCATGCGCCAGAGGACGGTCACCATAGGCCGGAACTCGTCTCACGGCTCCGTGGATATAAACATGGGTCACTCGAGCTTCATTTCGCGGCGACACCTGCAGGTCACCTACGACGACGCGGGCGGCTTCTCCCTCCGGTGCCTCGGCAAGAATGGTGTGTTCGTTGACGGGGTGTTCCAGCGGAGAGGGGCGCCGCCGCTGCCGCTACCCAGAGA gtgtgtgtttcGTTTTCCTAGCACGGTCATCAAGATCCAGTTCATGTCTCTCATGGAGCCcgaggagcacagagagagggagcagccCTCTCTTCCCCCTCGCCCACTTCTGCCCCACATTTCCCCCCTCAAAATCAGCATTCCCACGGCGCAGCAGCATGAAGAACACATCAGGGCTTTTGGCTCGCCGCTGCCCTCGCCCACAGGCACCATCAG tgtTCCTAACTCCTGTCCAGCAAGTCCACGAGGGGCAGGGTCATCAGGGTATCGCTATGGACGCAACGTGACATCTGACCTCCAGTTAGCAGCTGAATATGCTGCCAAGGCCGTTTCTGAGCAAAGACGGAGCATTGCTGAGCAGAGAGGTGGGGGAAGCGAGCCGAGGGGGGAGTCAGCTGGTGGAGACAGCCCCAAG GATGAGTCCAAGCCACCTTATTCCTATGCACAGCTGATCGTCCAGGCCATCTCGTCTGCCCCGGACAAGCAGCTGACTCTCAGCGGCATCTACGCCCACATCACCAAACACTACCCCTACTATCGCACTGCAGACAAGGGCTGGCAG AACTCAATCAGACACAACTTGTCTCTCAACCGCTACTTTCTGAAAGTGGCCCGCTCTCAGGATGAGCCCGGCAAAGGGAGTTTTTGGCGCGTGGATTCTGCTTCTGAGAGCAAGCTGGTGGAGCAAGCCTTCAGGAAAAGACGGCAAAGAGGGGTGGCTTGCTTTAGGACGCCGTTCGGACCCCTCTCTTCTAG GAGTGCCCCTGCATCCCCGACCCACCAGGGacttctttctcctccatccAGCGGGCTGCAGACTCCTGAATGTCTGAGCAGGGAGGGCTCTCCGATCTCCCACGACCACCATGAACAGCTGGCTAGCAAACTGGCATCTGTACCTGAGTATAGGTACTCTCAGAGCGCCCCAG GATCTCCGGTCAGTGCTCAGCCTGTCATCATGGCTGCACCCCATCACCCATCAATCCTGCCCTCAGGTGTGGGGAAAGCCCTCGCTTTAGTTCCTGGCGGTGGCCAGCCCATCCACCTGCTTCAGAACCCCAACCAGTCTCTCACCATGGTGCGGGTGGTGACCAGTGGCCCTCTAACATCCAACCCACCGAATGGGTACAGCAACCCCTCCGCTGGGGGAGGAGATGGCAACAGTGAGCTCAGAG aagCTCAGCTGAGCAGAGAGCGAGTGATCCAGACAGTAGACAGTGCAGTGCAGGGTGGGGACGGGAGGAACTTCGCCCCAGGTTTCCATCAACTTCCTGTCCGTGCTGTTACCCAGAATGGCAAacacaccactgctgctgtcgaCACAGCAACCAGCCTTGCTAATGCATCTG GCCTGAGTAGTCCTCTCCAGATCTTGGCTGCCCAGGCCTCCAGCTCCCCTCCAGTGTTGGTGAGCAGACAGCCGAGTGCAGAAACTTTAGCCGAGCAGCCAGGAGAGCCCCAGGCCAAGCGGCCAAAGCTGGAGGACGAGGATGGAACTGAATCTGCTCCGCATCAAGTCACACCTGCCCAGCAGCCCGTCATTGTTGCCATGACATCACAAACCCATGACCCTAGGAAGTAA